Proteins encoded in a region of the Bactrocera tryoni isolate S06 chromosome 4, CSIRO_BtryS06_freeze2, whole genome shotgun sequence genome:
- the LOC120775553 gene encoding uncharacterized protein LOC120775553 → MPIRKSVVFYNREKIRSQLVDLDYIQARRLKGPIYCALVKELYEEGCKIGAGHLKNLAEKEDFFYETKVIRDRVCDNVELLMALFENIRVAENVHILGHAQSYKTTAMCLHQIIQLLEPHKLKFDWLLEDIYSVIIPICEYIESIANHNAEETIARIYFKTAKFHSSSENSLPNAIKFMEKAMVLSRNEEWLSDYITEREWGVYPTLHLVAGREFAELLLRYGSVVAKKDAKAAEELLHKATITIAEIGVEKNKIQYIRALLSRTQYMLQSEDFDAASKMLLKVRKDMTSGNEVTDLKQLFDLFLYEGICLWNSKDKNGAILKLQRALKYGLESGSKSREAEALVAIGKIHAENALEKGPARQAFTRAKQIYGELGDVLNRKKARYMLAKLKADEIFPFFMDLLKDSKERFCGFYNLRQWKNCCKAFWKTMGVESLETDEIYCLLEDDIKDTFAWKGDIFT, encoded by the exons ATGCCGATCCGTAAATCTGTAGTCTTCTACAATCGTGAAAAAATTCGTTCTCAACTCGTTGACCTCGACTATATTCAGGCACGGCGACTAAAGGGACCCATCTATTGTGCTCTAGTGAAGGAACTGTATGAAGAAGGCTGCAAAATAGGTGCCGGGCACCTGAAAAACTTGGCGGAAAAAGAAGATTTCTTCTATGAAACTAAAGTCATACGAGATCGTGTTTGCGATAATGTAGAACTCTTAATGGCGCTGTTTGAGAATATACGCGTCGCCGAGAATGTGCATATACTTGGCCACGCACAGAGCTACAAAACGACCGCCATGTGCCTTCATCAGATAATTCAATTGCTGGAACCTCACAAACTTAAATTCGATTGGCTGCTCGAGGATATATATAGTGTAATAATACCAATCTGTGAATATATTGAAAGCATTGCTAATCACAATGCTGAGGAAACGATTGCTCGCATCTATTTTAAAACCGCAAAATTTCATAGTTCAAGTG AAAACTCCTTACCAAATGCAATCAAGTTTATGGAAAAAGCGATGGTATTGAGCCGAAATGAAGAATGGCTTTCAGACTATATAACCGAACGTGAATGGGGTGTTTATCCGACGTTGCACTTGGTGGCGGGACGTGAATTCGCTGAATTATTGTTGCGCTATGGAAGCGTTGTGGCAAAGAAAGATGCCAAGGCTGCGGAGGAGTTGCTGCacaaagctacaataaccatcGCTGAAA TTGGTGTAGAGAAgaataaaattcaatacataCGTGCGCTGCTGTCACGGACTCAATACATGTTGCAATCGGAAGATTTTGATGCTGCTTCAAAAATGCTGCTAAAAGTGCGGAAAGATATGACCTCGGGGAACGAGGTGACCGATCTGAAACAGTTATTTGATCTATTTCTATATGAGGGGATATGCTTATGGAA ctCCAAGGATAAAAACGGTGCTATTTTGAAACTGCAAAGAGCTTTAAAATATGGACTAGAGAGTGGTTCCAAAAGCAGAGAAGCCGAAGCGCTTGTGGCTATAGGCAAGATTCATGCGGAAAACGCCTTAGAAAAAGGACCCGCTCGTCAGGCTTTCACACGTGCAAAGCAAATTTATGGGGAACTCGGTGACGTCTTGAACCGTAAGAAGGCCCGCTATATGTTGGCCAAGTTGAAAGCCGATGAGATATTCCCATTTTTCATGGATTTGCTTAAGGATAGTAAGGAGCGATTTTGTGGATTCTATAACTTGAGACAATGGAAAAATTGCTGCAAAGCGTTTTGGAAAACAATGGGTGTTGAATCATTGGAAACTGATGAAATTTATTGCCTGTTAGAGGACGATATTAAAGATACATTCGCTTGGAAAGGTGATATTTTCACTTGA
- the LOC120775096 gene encoding uncharacterized protein LOC120775096, producing MDTLFDQLKTETPANLKTAESTNIREFIKASKRSPSPESHTNLQTPNKIKKISTETKPLDNAAVRRESMPPPATTFVRKNISKSRSLSPPKGLIVRPFKVLLERKKIESSDCKNPKLTKASKTTTFTKKAADFTGSAVKNGEKSPKKSTPTKAQQKLFDPDVLVKAQQLTNFNVKRCKVRLLRQDLAKLKQEFHAKEKKQTQNKKSYLNSGKNNKSNRILPSEKSSNSKHGGICDEKESKHSAGFFIKINALTRSPKSKIKAEGFLKEKRLSQKLSAGTIAKKVNAAAAISSTKPTKFTRTHLIKMYGKRVFCSRVKIERCSHPMMLIFESNARARRLQAKRSKSKNLSVSFRDQVEIFGDSSDSEEADMSSVCDPDVASTSEAAMKSTNPVPISLTVTPARLKKVENGKVVDDIELDPSLFVVPVVSSTPFASPGKKKREKKSFSPLKGDGTPSPRKEQLKLANEKMPPSSLRRLTAAEVDEEDDEDDECEYIVPIEIPERRISRTSSANTMDDVVPEKTNEASNSDLEPTPIDAIDNTDTVQDTSGESFASAVDSPLPPSTNQSSNTEAEAMKNIENLTTTDKVIDEIKTIEDNKNVVGETIQQTIDVDLVELPQLTPIDSVSPSQSLNDIVNTFMCNENAVGSKEALQTMKDDIELSSNTNNISDLKTNDNQSPENICITDTKLRDTLDDDISLQLFVDDDTTANSNFLGDRAIEDSEIVDGIVKERIDEISKDKHLGSTVEATNLLSSKVTTE from the exons atggataCGCTATTCGACCAACTAAAAACAGAGACGCCGGCAAATTTGAAAACTGCCGAGTCTACAAATATACGTGAGTTTATAAAGGCTTCTAAGAGGTCACCTTCTCCTGAATCacatacaaatttgcaaactcccaataaaataaagaagataTCGACAGAAACCAAGCCTTTAGATAATGCTGCGGTGCGTCGTGAATCAATGCCTCCACCTGCGACGACATTTGTCAGGAAGAATATAAGCAAAAGTCGCAGTTTATCACCTCCAAAAGGCCTAATTGTAAGACCATTTAAAGTTCTCTTAGagaggaaaaaaattgaaagctcAGATTGTAAAAATCCGAAGCTTACTAAAGCATCAAAAACTACAACATTTACCAAGAAAGCAGCGGACTTTACTGGATCAGCAGTAAAAAATGGAGAAAAGTCACCTAAAAAGTCAACACCCACGAAGGCACAACAAAAGCTATTCGATCCAGATGTGCTTGTTAAAGCACAACagttaacaaattttaatgtaaaACGCTGTAAGGTGCGTTTGTTAAGACAGGATTTAGCAAAACTTAAACAAGAGTTCCAtgcaaaagaaaagaaacagacgcaaaataaaaaatcatatctTAATAgcggtaaaaataataaaagcaatagAATTCTACCTTCAGAAAAGTCATCTAATTCTAAACATGGCGGAATTTGTGATGAAAAAGAATCCAAACATTCAGCTgggtttttcataaaaataaatgcacttACCCGCTCACCCaagtcaaaaataaaagctGAAGGATTCCTAAAAGAAAAAAGGTTATCACAAAAGTTGAGTGCTGGAACAATTGCGAAAAAAGTAAATGCAGCCGCCGCAATTTCAAGCACCAAACCAACTAAGTTTACGAGAACACatcttataaaaatgtatggcaAACGCGTATTTTGTTCTCGTGTTAAAATCGAACGGTGTTCGCATCCGATGATGTTAATATTTGAGTCTAATGCCCGTGCTCGCCGGTTACAAGCAAAACGATCAAAATCGAAAAATCTGTCTGTCTCTTTTCGCGATCAGGTCGAAATATTTGGAGATAGCAGTGATTCGGAGGAAGCAGATATGAGTTCGGTATGTGATCCAGATGTAGCGTCTACATCGGAAGCTGCCATGAAATCAACGAATCCGGTACCGATCTCTTTAACGGTAACTCCAGCTCGTCtcaaaaaagtggaaaatggTAAAGTTGTCGACGATATCGAATTAGACCCCTCGCTCTTTGTTGTTCCAGTAGTTTCAAGCACGCCATTTGCTTCGCCAGGTAAAAAAAAGcgtgaaaaaaaatcttttagtCCACTAAAAGGGGATGGTACGCCCAGCCCACGCAAAGAACAGCTTAAATTGGCGAACGAAAAAATGCCTCCAAGTAGCTTACGGCGATTAACTGCGGCTGAAGTTGACGAGGAGGACGATGAAGACGACGAGTGTGAATATATAG TGCCCATTGAAATACCTGAACGTCGCATATCTCGAACTAGTTCCGCCAATACCATGGATGATGTTGTTCCGGAAAAAACTAATGAAGCATCAAATAGTGATTTAGAACCTACACCTATTGACGCAATTGACAATACCGACACTGTTCAAGACACATCAGGAGAAAGTTTCGCATCGGCTGTGGATAGTCCGCTCCCTCCTAGCACCAATCAATCTAGTAATACGGAAGCTGAggcaatgaaaaatattgagaaCTTGACCACCACTGACAAGGTTATCGATGAAATTAAAACTATTGAAGATAATAAAAATGTGGTAGGGGAAACAATACAGCAAACAATAGACGTGGACTTAGTAGAGCTTCCCCAACTTACACCTATTGATTCAGTGTCACCTTCTCAGTCGTTGAACGACATTGTCAACACTTTTATGTGCAATGAAAATGCTGTTGGCTCAAAGGAAGCACTGCAAACAATGAAGGATGACATTGAATTGAGTTCGAATACAAACAACATCTCCGACCTAAAAACAAATGACAACCAATCACCTGAGAATATTTGTATAACCGATACAAAATTGCGAGATACATTAGACGATGACATATCTCTACAGTTGTTTGTTGATG ATGATACCACTGCTAATTCAAATTTCTTAGGGGACAGAGCAATAGAAGATAGTGAAATAGTAGACGGAATTGTAAAGGAACGAATTGATGAGATTTCTAAAGATAAGCATTTGGGTTCTACTGTTGAAGCTACGAACCTTTTGAGCTCGAAAGTGACAACCGAGTGA
- the LOC120774280 gene encoding trimeric intracellular cation channel type 1B.1, translated as MDPEAFLDMANQVIKLKMFPYFDIAHSLLAALAVREDLGSNAQSFSRKHPLACWLSTMLVIFSGGMVANALLGEPILAPLKNTPQLFVGTVVWYLVFYTPFDIGYKIGKFLPIKVVASAMKEIYRAKKVYDGVSHAAKLYPNAWIIMIIIGTLKGNGAGFTKLLERLIRGAWTPTAMEFMQPSFYTKASLLASIIFVLDKKTDWISAPHALVYFGIVIFLVYFKLSSILLGIHDPFLPFENLSCAIFFGGIWDSLAKILGRGQAKEGEVKESKKSN; from the exons ATGGATCCAGAAGCATTCTTGGATATGGCCAATCAGGTCATAAAGTTGAAAATGTTTCCTTACTTTGACATTGCACACAGTCTGCTTGCCGCACTAGCAGTTAGAGAAGATCTAGGTTCGAATGCACAATCATTTTCACGTAAACATCCGCTTGCATGTTGGCTATCTACGATGCTTGTAATTTTCTCTGGAGGCATGGTCGCCAATGCCCTGCTTGGTGAACCTATATTGGCCCCTCTGAAAAACACACCACAATTATTCGTTGGCACAGTTGTATG GTACTTGGTTTTCTACACACCCTTTGATATCGGTTATAAAATTGGCAAGTTCCTCCCAATTAAAGTAGTTGCTAGTGCAATGAAAGAGATTTACCGTGCAAAGAAAGTTTATGATGGTGTCTCCCACGCTGCTAAGTTGTACCCAAATGCCTGGATAATTATGATTATAATTGGAACATTGAAGGGCAACGGTGCTGGATTCACAAAACTTTTAGAAAGACTGATTCGAGGAGCCTGGACACCGACAGCTATGGAATTCATGCAGCCTTCATT cTACACCAAAGCTTCTTTATTAGCTTCAATAATATTTGTACTGGATAAGAAGACAGACTGGATTTCAGCGCCCCATGCTTTAGTTTACTTCGGTATTGTTATATTCCTGGTATACTTCAAACTATCTTCAATTCTTTTGGGTATACATGATCCTTTCCTACCATTTGAAAATCTGTCCTGCGCAATATTCTTCGGCGGTATTTGGGATAGCTTAGCAAAAATTTTGGGACGTGGTCAAGCAAAAGAAGGTGAagtaaaagaaagcaaaaagagCAATTAA
- the LOC120774279 gene encoding negative elongation factor D, with translation MEMDYEDAGWQGRQKQPGEDEEMPEDNPQETIQECLEKFLTPDYIMEPGIFTQLKRYFQSGGSPEEVITMLSENYKAVAQMANLLAEWLILAGVKVTDVQAMVENHLKDMILKTFDPKKADTIFTEEGETPDWLTEMIDHHTWRSLIYRLAEEYPDCLMLNFTIKLISDAGFQSEITSISTAAQQIEVFSRVLKTSITKFLNNPEDIQGAIQECARMVCHGQHTYVYSQVLIQVLSQETKGGFNMKRLSQEITKYALQNNQNVTPITMALNGSAAYPQACLALSSMLSRNTLNPADITVLFRNYSAADPPPIDLIRNPQFLELLVDSLFKAGVKINPEHKSKYIHLLAYAASVVDTPAKKRPMTERVLNKDELKSTIQAIEKVHAICNVNKGSTELIAELQTLYNCIKYPVVGVGVIRWIENTVTEPSYFKLSTDSCPTHLAILDEVAAVHPTLHQQILRLLIRLFESKQDELEILVQLEMKKMLLDRMVNLLTRGCVVPVVKYIKQCCAKGDTDISLIRYFVTEVLETITPPYSPEFVQLFLPMVENEEITGTMRGEGDNDPVSEFIVHCKARYTTV, from the exons ATGGAAATGGATTATGAGGATGCGGGTTGGCAAGGACGTCAAAAGCAACCTGGCGAGGATGAG GAAATGCCCGAGGATAATCCACAGGAAACCATTCAAGAATGTCTTGAAAAATTTCTTACACCTGATTATATAATGGAACCCGGAATATTTACGCAACTAAAGCGCTATTTCCAATCCGGTGGATCTCCAGAAGAAGTTATTACAATGCTGTCGGAAAACTATAAAGCTGTTGCTCAAATGGCAAATTTGCTTGCTGAATGGCTTATTCTTGCTGGCGTAAAAGTCACCGATGTACAAGCAATGGTGGAAAACCATCTCAAAGATATGATTTTGAAGACCTTTGATCCTAAAAAAGCGGATACAATATTTACAGAAGAAGGTGAGACGCCTGATTGGTTAACTGAAATGATTGATCATCATACATGGCGTTCGCTTATTTATCGACTGGCGGAGGAGTATCCCGACTGCTTAATGTTAAACTTCACCATAAAATTAATCTCAGATGCTGGTTTCCAAAGCGAAATCACATCAATTTCAACTGCCGCACAACAAATTGAAGTATTTTCGCGCGTCCTTAAAACTTCCATTACAAAGTTCCTTAACAATCCCGAAGACATACAAGGCGCTATACAAGAATGCGCGCGCATGGTATGCCACGGAcagcatacatatgtttactcaCAAGTACTAATTCAAGTATTAAGTCAGGAGACCAAAGGTGGCTTCAATATGAAGCGTCTATCACAAGAGATCACAAAGTATGCGCTGCAAAA taaTCAAAATGTAACTCCCATCACTATGGCTCTTAATGGCTCTGCGGCATATCCACAAGCATGCCTAGCTCTGTCATCGATGCTTTCACGCAACACGCTTAATCCTGCAGATATTACTGTTTTGTTTCGAAATTATTCTGCGGCAGACCCACCACCAATCGATTTAATACGCAATCCTCAATTCCTGGAATTGCTCGTAGATTCTCTATTCAAAGCTGGAGTAAAAATTAATCCTGAACACAAGTCCAAGTATATCCATTTGCTGGCTTATGCGGCTTCAGTAGTTGACACGCCGGCAAAGAAGCGCCCTATGACCGAGCGTGTACTCAATAAAGATGAATTGAAAAGTACAATacaagcaatcgaaaaagtTCACGCAATTTGCAATGTTAACAAAGGTTCCACCGAACTAATTGCGGAATTGCAAACGCTCTACAATTGCATTAa ATATCCAGTGGTTGGTGTTGGTGTTATACGTTGGATTGAGAACACAGTTACTGAGCCGTCTTACTTCAAACTATCAACCGACAGTTGTCCTACTCATTTGGCCATACTAGATGAAGTCGCTGCTGTGCATCCCACACTGCATCAACAGATTTTACGGTTACTTATAAGGCTATTCGAATCGAAGCAGGATGAGCTTGAGATTTTAGTACAATtagaaatgaagaaaatgttATTGGACCGAATGGTTAATCTATTGACCCGCGGCTGTGTAGTGCCCgttgttaaatatattaaacagtGCTGCGCTAAAGGTGATACAGACATATCACTCATACGGTACTTTGTTACTGAAGTACTTGAGACTATAACGCCACCATATTCACCAGAATTTGTGCAATTGTTCCTGCCAATGGTGGAAAATGAGGAAATTACGGGTACTATGCGTGGGGAGGGTGATAACGATCCAGTTTCAGAATTTATCG TGCACTGCAAAGCTCGTTACACCACCGTGTAA
- the LOC120775435 gene encoding uncharacterized protein LOC120775435 — protein sequence MAKKGKKDKKGKKDDQADGGKKGKKGKKDRKSALSEEPSLGKGKKGKGKDKGKRKKSKMSVRQSKAASAMVHAEPAPLPPPPPPPEPKCNDKIKSDDPCRYTEDACCKGAVACRPNHYPGILEEPERMAVVGSESGSYESLCKLVRAGMRCADRVFIMTPWGNYVIFRAHDEHNKIYFIYDGCTCNVNRFRYLDLNEGTAGLLYFDCIHALISYMLDSKKQRMSLKRIKRSVIDDICKEFCEYGH from the coding sequence ATGGCTAAGAAAGGCAAGAAGGATAAGAAAGGCAAAAAAGATGACCAAGCCGATGGTGGAAAAAAGGGCAAGAAAGGCAAAAAAGACCGCAAGAGTGCTTTAAGTGAAGAACCCTCGTTAGGGAAAGGCAAAAAGGGTAAGGGCAAGGACAAAGGCAAACGAAAGAAGAGCAAAATGTCAGTGCGTCAATCGAAAGCGGCATCGGCCATGGTTCACGCGGAACCAGCGCCCTTACCACCACCTCCGCCGCCACCAGAGCCTAAATGCAATGATAAGATAAAGTCTGATGATCCGTGCCGTTACACGGAAGACGCTTGCTGCAAAGGAGCCGTGGCTTGTAGACCAAATCACTATCCCGGAATTTTAGAAGAACCTGAACGCATGGCTGTCGTTGGCTCGGAGAGCGGTAGTTACGAAAGTCTTTGTAAATTGGTTCGCGCTGGTATGCGCTGTGCGGATCGCGTTTTCATCATGACGCCCTGGGGCAATTATGTGATATTTCGCGCACACGACGAgcataacaaaatatattttatatatgacgGTTGCACTTGCAACGTGAATCGTTTCCGGTATCTGGATTTGAATGAGGGCACTGCTGGTTTGCTTTACTTTGATTGTATCCATGCACTCATTTCATACATGTTGGATTCCAAAAAACAGCGAATGTCATTAAAAAGGATTAAACGCAGTGTGATCGATGATATCTGCAAAGAGTTTTGTGAATATGGACACtga
- the LOC120775488 gene encoding uncharacterized protein LOC120775488, which produces MPDPIPTSAIYAHPCSDRNVKQAPSNDLRKFKRLKGPVYEVILKEFYEDGCYTSARYFEYLVAVERDLIEQKHEIHYVYEDMDLLFQLVDNVKMAEQVYHLDKGHGVYMMRRILYQTIGMVEKQNFAWLTKQLYNIISKYMLESTTNYSAKEQSSRFVFKYAKFLKQQGKPEHLRKATLILPVAMDVACSERWKPDTSPENEKFPTLHAALGTLLAEIYLVKAKEPGITRKHALKRTQKAIKAIAQVGIKANKLMAFKAFLVKIELLMEADRFDWALKEILLLKESVMKATGAEFLESKLDVLKKLGTTLYCLDQSVGAIEVFAKALDICKENEYWQGEGDILLEIGHAQRRLVGGEVRGRLAFEMAKIHFDHQANHAKVLSTKYMIAALRSDLIHPELVNLMKAKSFCNFYRLRRWKNLCERFWDEDNQVGYIKQNTLSNISKYSSQNLYRLYNLVLNTRTSVSKIRASEIENITSEVPSSEEEVDLERIVADNLYYNEKDSVSDVYVEKNMIPEEEEQEEEFFSADAELSSSYTRDIEKGVRTKYLNIVTQARRFSESTVSRRSTNKWVVRDSDPICCLLREE; this is translated from the exons ATGCCAGATCCAATACCAACATCTGCAATTTACGCGCATCCTTGCTCCGATCGCAATGTGAAGCAGGCGCCGTCGAATGATCTTCGTAAATTCAAACGTCTCAAGGGTCCCGTATATGAGGTTATTCTTAAGGAGTTCTACGAGGATGGCTGTTACACATCGGCacgttattttgaatatttagtgGCAGTGGAGCGCGACCTGATCGAACAGAAACATGAAATACATTATGTCTACGAGGATATGGATTTGCTATTTCAACTTGTCGACAATGTAAAAATGGCAGAGCAAGTTTACCATTTGGACAAAGGACATGGTGTTTATATGATGAGGAGAATACTTTACCAGACTATTGGTATGGTTGAGAAACAAAACTTTGCTTGGTTAACTAAGCAATTGTACAACATAATATCTAAGTATATGCTCGAATCTACAACAAATTATTCAGCAAAAGAACAGTCCTCGAGATTCGTTTTCAAATACGCCAAGTTTCTGAAGCAGCAAGGAAAAC CGGAGCATCTTCGCAAAGCTACGCTTATTTTACCTGTCGCAATGGATGTGGCTTGTAGTGAAAGATGGAAGCCGGATACCAGCCCTGAAAATGAGAAGTTTCCTACGCTGCATGCAGCTTTGGGTACATTATTGGCCGAAATATACCTGGTCAAAGCCAAAGAACCTGGCATAACGCGGAAGCACGCTTTGAAACGAACACAGAAAGCAATCAAGGCTATTGCTCAAG TGGGCATTAAGGCAAACAAACTAATGGCGTTCAAAGCTTTTCTGGTAAAGATTGAACTTCTAATGGAGGCTGATAGATTTGACTGGGCATTGAAAGAGATACTTCTACTGAAAGAAAGCGTCATGAAAGCGACGGGTGCAGAGTTTCTGGAATCCAAGTTGGATGTTCTCAAGAAGCTTGGCACCACACTATATTG CCTTGACCAGTCGGTTGGTGCCATAGAAGTTTTCGCCAAAGCTCTGGACATATGCAAAGAGAATGAATACTGGCAAGGTGAAGGTGATATTCTACTGGAAATAGGGCATGCACAACGCCGCTTGGTCGGTGGCGAAGTAAGGGGACGTTTGGCATTTGAGATGGCTAAAATCCATTTTGATCATCAAGCCAATCACGCAAAAGTCTTGAGTACTAAATATATGATAGCTGCTTTAAGATCCGATCTCATACATCCCGAGTTAGTGAATTTAATGAAAGCTAAATCGTTTTGTAACTTCTATCGACTACGACGTTGGAAGAATCTTTGCGAACGTTTTTGGGATGAAGACAATCAAGTTGgctatataaaacaaaatactttGAGCAACATATCGAAGTACTCATCTCAAAACCTATATAGACTATACAATCTCGTATTGAACACGCGTACTTCCGTTTCTAAAATAAGAGCTTCGGAAATAGAAAACATAACATCAGAggtccccagtagtgaagaggAAGTTGATTTGGAACGTATTGttgctgataatttatattaCAACGAGAAGGACTCAGTAAGTGACGTGTATGTAGAGAAAAACATGATAccggaagaagaagaacaagagGAGGAGTTCTTTAGTGCAGATGCTGAGCTTTCCAGCAGTTATACAAGGGATATAGAAAAAGGCGTTAGaactaaatatttgaatatagtAACTCAAGCAAGAAGATTTTCAGAAAGTACGGTTTCAAGAAGATCTACAAACAAGTGGGTGGTCAGGGATTCGGATCCGATATGCTGCCTACTACGTGAGGAATGA